A single region of the Actinoplanes sp. SE50/110 genome encodes:
- the pntB gene encoding Re/Si-specific NAD(P)(+) transhydrogenase subunit beta translates to MTLATSAQAAYLVAALLFILALAGLSRHESAKRGNAFGVAGMALALVATIALAVEGDLSGTGLALLLVATAIGAAIGLYRAAKVEMTGMPELIALLHSFVGLAAVLVGWNGYLHVEGDPDGGESAALSAQGLLGIHHAEVFIGVFIGAVTFTGSIVAFLKLSARINSRPLVLPGKNLLNVGALVAFVALTVWFVIDPRLWLLIAVTAVALLLGWHLVASIGGGDMPVVVSMLNSYSGWAAAASGFLLSNDLLIVTGALVGSSGAYLSYIMCKAMNRSFFSVIAGGFGIEAGPSGDVDYGEHREIQADAVAKMLTSAESVIITPGYGMAVAQAQYGVAELTRKLREKGVDVKFGIHPVAGRLPGHMNVLLAEAKVPYDVVLEMDEINDDFARTSVVLVIGANDTVNPAATEDPSSPIAGMPVLKVWEAAEVIIFKRSMASGYAGVQNPLFFRENSAMLFGDAKDRVNDILKAF, encoded by the coding sequence ATGACTCTCGCAACGTCCGCCCAGGCCGCGTACCTCGTCGCCGCCCTGCTGTTCATCCTGGCTCTGGCCGGCCTGTCCCGGCACGAGAGCGCCAAGCGCGGCAACGCCTTCGGCGTCGCCGGCATGGCACTCGCGCTGGTCGCCACGATCGCTCTGGCTGTCGAAGGCGATCTGAGCGGTACGGGGTTGGCCCTGCTCCTGGTCGCCACCGCGATCGGTGCCGCGATCGGCCTGTACCGCGCCGCCAAGGTCGAGATGACCGGGATGCCGGAGCTGATCGCCCTGCTGCACAGCTTCGTCGGCCTGGCCGCGGTGCTCGTCGGCTGGAACGGTTATCTGCACGTCGAAGGAGACCCGGACGGCGGCGAGTCGGCTGCACTCTCCGCCCAGGGCCTGCTCGGCATCCACCACGCCGAGGTGTTCATCGGCGTCTTCATCGGCGCGGTCACCTTCACCGGCTCGATCGTCGCGTTCCTCAAACTGTCCGCGCGGATCAACTCGCGCCCGCTGGTGCTGCCCGGCAAGAACCTGCTGAACGTCGGCGCGCTGGTCGCCTTCGTGGCGCTCACCGTCTGGTTCGTGATCGATCCCCGGCTGTGGCTGCTGATCGCGGTCACCGCGGTCGCGCTGCTGCTCGGCTGGCACCTGGTGGCCTCGATCGGCGGCGGTGACATGCCGGTCGTCGTTTCCATGCTGAACAGCTACTCCGGCTGGGCGGCGGCGGCCAGCGGCTTCCTGCTCTCCAACGACCTGCTGATCGTCACCGGGGCGCTGGTCGGATCGTCCGGCGCCTATCTGTCGTACATCATGTGCAAGGCCATGAACCGCTCCTTCTTCTCGGTGATCGCCGGCGGTTTCGGCATCGAGGCCGGCCCGTCCGGCGACGTCGACTACGGCGAGCACCGGGAGATCCAGGCCGACGCGGTCGCCAAGATGCTGACCAGCGCCGAATCGGTGATCATCACGCCGGGGTACGGCATGGCGGTGGCCCAGGCGCAGTACGGCGTGGCCGAGTTGACCCGCAAGCTGCGGGAGAAGGGTGTCGACGTCAAGTTCGGCATCCACCCGGTCGCCGGTCGCCTGCCCGGGCATATGAACGTGCTGCTCGCCGAGGCGAAGGTGCCCTATGACGTCGTGCTGGAGATGGATGAGATCAACGACGATTTCGCCCGTACGTCGGTGGTCCTGGTCATCGGCGCCAACGACACCGTGAATCCGGCGGCGACCGAGGACCCGTCCAGCCCGATCGCCGGCATGCCGGTCCTGAAGGTGTGGGAGGCCGCCGAAGTGATCATCTTCAAGCGGTCGATGGCGTCCGGTTACGCCGGCGTGCAGAACCCGCTCTTCTTCCGGGAGAACAGCGCGATGCTCTTCGGTGACGCCAAGGACCGGGTCAACGACATCCTGAAAGCTTTCTGA
- a CDS encoding PLD nuclease N-terminal domain-containing protein: MVRLYSLFGLIDLVLIVVALIDCLSVDEYAVRALPRGLWVLLILLFSPIGPIAWFVAGRPARPIHLSNGTVWRPGAGFPENERPTRRAPAAPDDDPEFLRGLAASRREDENLMRRWEADLRRREEELRRRESGEA; encoded by the coding sequence GTGGTTCGCCTCTACTCCCTGTTCGGGCTGATCGACCTCGTGCTGATCGTAGTCGCCCTGATCGACTGTCTCTCGGTCGACGAATACGCCGTCCGCGCCCTGCCACGCGGCCTCTGGGTCCTCCTGATCCTGCTGTTCTCCCCGATCGGCCCGATCGCCTGGTTCGTCGCCGGCCGCCCGGCCCGCCCGATCCACCTCAGCAACGGCACGGTGTGGCGCCCCGGCGCCGGCTTCCCGGAGAACGAACGCCCCACCCGCCGTGCCCCGGCCGCCCCGGACGACGACCCGGAGTTCCTCCGCGGCCTGGCCGCCTCCCGCCGCGAGGACGAAAACCTGATGCGCCGGTGGGAGGCGGACCTCCGCCGCCGCGAGGAGGAACTCCGCCGCCGCGAATCCGGCGAAGCCTGA
- a CDS encoding DUF6882 domain-containing protein, producing the protein MDDARIVFSRGGREFLHGRITVIGSVDHAQQTWLWSWANDSLPQAVLGDIAGVRDFGERHGFPLLVRPGFHAEQKPVAQAKTVAADVLDAEGLWFQPGDEIDLHFAIHGLRPV; encoded by the coding sequence ATGGACGACGCCCGCATCGTGTTCTCCCGCGGAGGCCGGGAGTTCCTGCATGGGCGGATCACGGTGATCGGCAGCGTCGATCACGCCCAGCAGACCTGGCTGTGGTCGTGGGCCAACGATTCTCTGCCGCAGGCGGTGCTCGGCGACATCGCCGGCGTGCGCGACTTCGGGGAGCGACATGGCTTCCCCCTGCTGGTCCGGCCCGGCTTCCACGCGGAGCAGAAGCCGGTGGCGCAAGCCAAGACGGTCGCCGCGGATGTGCTCGATGCCGAGGGACTGTGGTTCCAGCCGGGCGACGAGATCGACCTGCACTTCGCCATCCACGGTCTGCGGCCGGTCTGA